One Castanea sativa cultivar Marrone di Chiusa Pesio chromosome 4, ASM4071231v1 DNA window includes the following coding sequences:
- the LOC142630778 gene encoding stearoyl-[acyl-carrier-protein] 9-desaturase, chloroplastic-like isoform X1 — MALIHNSFNFYCFPSTLALSLMRTQRSLNFSMTSPLFSNKKFPRCHFGLEEFNKLRGAKGGLDHLVEFNVNLACPMPPKKVEIFKSMENWARNNVLTLLKPVKECWQPQDFLPNPTSDGFIEQVHELRKRTRDIPDEYFVALVGDMITEEALPTYQTRINSTKCFHDETGVDNTPWAIWARAWSAEENRHGDLLNKYLFLSGRVDMKQIEKTTQYLIQSGLDIGTGEDPYLWTIYTSFQERAAFISHGNTAKLAMQHGDVKLAQVCGIIASDEKRHESAYTKIAAKLFEIDPNEMVIAFADMMRRKIKMPAHLMYDGHDHNLFEHFAIVASRIGVYTARDYRETMELLVAKWKVEKLTGLTSEGREAQNYVCRLAQRMRRLEERAIAKAQKAPTIPFSWISGRVV, encoded by the exons ATGGCTTTAATACACAACTCCTTCAACTTTTACTGTTTTCCTTCAACGCTTGCTCTCTCACTGATGAGAACTCAGAGATCTCTTAATTTTTCTATGACTTCCCCACTCTTCTCCAACAAGAA GTTCCCCAGGTGTCATTTTGGCCTAGAAGAGTTCAACAAATTAag AGGAGCAAAAGGGGGTTTAGACCATCTTGTTGAATTCAATGTGAACCTAGCTTGCCCCATGCCACCTAAGAAggttgaaattttcaaatctatGGAGAATTGGGCTAGAAACAATGTCCTAACTCTTTTAAAACCTGTTAAGGAATGTTGGCAACCACAAGATTTTTTGCCAAATCCTACCTCAGATGGATTTATTGAGCAAGTCCATGAACTAAGAAAGAGAACAAGAGACATTCCAGATGAGTACTTTGTTGCCTTAGTTGGTGATATGATCACAGAAGAAGCCCTTCCAACTTACCAAACTCGAATTAATTCCACAAAATGTTTTCATGATGAAACAGGTGTAGATAACACTCCTTGGGCAATTTGGGCTAGGGCATGGAGTGCAGAAGAAAACAGGCATGGCGATCTTCTCAATAAATACCTTTTCCTTTCTGGAAGAGTGGACATGAAGCAAATTGAGAAGACAACTCAATACTTGATTCAGTCAGGATTG GATATTGGCACGGGGGAAGATCCATACCTTTGGACCATTTACACATCATTTCAAGAACGAGCGGCATTTATCTCCCATGGGAACACAGCCAAGCTGGCCATGCAACATGGGGACGTAAAGCTTGCCCAAGTATGTGGTATAATTGCCTCGGATGAGAAGCGCCATGAAAGTGCTTATACAAAAATAGCTGCGAAGCTTTTTGAGATCGATCCAAATGAAATGGTCATAGCCTTTGCAGACATGATGAGGAGGAAAATCAAAATGCCAGCCCATTTGATGTATGATGGCCATGACCATAATCTTTTTGAACACTTTGCAATTGTTGCATCAAGGATTGGGGTCTACACAGCTAGGGACTATAGAGAAACTATGGAACTTTTGGTGGCTAAATGGAAGGTAGAGAAGCTTACTGGACTTACAAGTGAGGGACGAGAAGCCCAAAACTATGTATGTAGGTTAGCTCAAAGGATGAGAAGGCTGGAGGAGAGAGCTATAGCAAAGGCCCAAAAAGCACCCACTATTCCTTTCAGCTGGATTTCTGGTAGAGTGGTGTAG
- the LOC142630778 gene encoding stearoyl-[acyl-carrier-protein] 9-desaturase, chloroplastic-like isoform X2, producing MALIHNSFNFYCFPSTLALSLMRTQRSLNFSMTSPLFSNKKGAKGGLDHLVEFNVNLACPMPPKKVEIFKSMENWARNNVLTLLKPVKECWQPQDFLPNPTSDGFIEQVHELRKRTRDIPDEYFVALVGDMITEEALPTYQTRINSTKCFHDETGVDNTPWAIWARAWSAEENRHGDLLNKYLFLSGRVDMKQIEKTTQYLIQSGLDIGTGEDPYLWTIYTSFQERAAFISHGNTAKLAMQHGDVKLAQVCGIIASDEKRHESAYTKIAAKLFEIDPNEMVIAFADMMRRKIKMPAHLMYDGHDHNLFEHFAIVASRIGVYTARDYRETMELLVAKWKVEKLTGLTSEGREAQNYVCRLAQRMRRLEERAIAKAQKAPTIPFSWISGRVV from the exons ATGGCTTTAATACACAACTCCTTCAACTTTTACTGTTTTCCTTCAACGCTTGCTCTCTCACTGATGAGAACTCAGAGATCTCTTAATTTTTCTATGACTTCCCCACTCTTCTCCAACAAGAA AGGAGCAAAAGGGGGTTTAGACCATCTTGTTGAATTCAATGTGAACCTAGCTTGCCCCATGCCACCTAAGAAggttgaaattttcaaatctatGGAGAATTGGGCTAGAAACAATGTCCTAACTCTTTTAAAACCTGTTAAGGAATGTTGGCAACCACAAGATTTTTTGCCAAATCCTACCTCAGATGGATTTATTGAGCAAGTCCATGAACTAAGAAAGAGAACAAGAGACATTCCAGATGAGTACTTTGTTGCCTTAGTTGGTGATATGATCACAGAAGAAGCCCTTCCAACTTACCAAACTCGAATTAATTCCACAAAATGTTTTCATGATGAAACAGGTGTAGATAACACTCCTTGGGCAATTTGGGCTAGGGCATGGAGTGCAGAAGAAAACAGGCATGGCGATCTTCTCAATAAATACCTTTTCCTTTCTGGAAGAGTGGACATGAAGCAAATTGAGAAGACAACTCAATACTTGATTCAGTCAGGATTG GATATTGGCACGGGGGAAGATCCATACCTTTGGACCATTTACACATCATTTCAAGAACGAGCGGCATTTATCTCCCATGGGAACACAGCCAAGCTGGCCATGCAACATGGGGACGTAAAGCTTGCCCAAGTATGTGGTATAATTGCCTCGGATGAGAAGCGCCATGAAAGTGCTTATACAAAAATAGCTGCGAAGCTTTTTGAGATCGATCCAAATGAAATGGTCATAGCCTTTGCAGACATGATGAGGAGGAAAATCAAAATGCCAGCCCATTTGATGTATGATGGCCATGACCATAATCTTTTTGAACACTTTGCAATTGTTGCATCAAGGATTGGGGTCTACACAGCTAGGGACTATAGAGAAACTATGGAACTTTTGGTGGCTAAATGGAAGGTAGAGAAGCTTACTGGACTTACAAGTGAGGGACGAGAAGCCCAAAACTATGTATGTAGGTTAGCTCAAAGGATGAGAAGGCTGGAGGAGAGAGCTATAGCAAAGGCCCAAAAAGCACCCACTATTCCTTTCAGCTGGATTTCTGGTAGAGTGGTGTAG